One Falsibacillus pallidus DNA window includes the following coding sequences:
- a CDS encoding ABC transporter ATP-binding protein — translation MLKVNNVTKFFHKNNKSFCAVDSLDLHISPGEIYAFLGPNGAGKTTTIKIIAGLVQADKGNVLINGQDTATHKKHLNEIGAVLEGNRNLYWRMTPIENLCYFGGLKGMRSKEAQTYGRQLLTRFGLENKIETTVQQLSRGMQQKVAICAALIHKPKLLLLDEPTLGLDFEASEKIKELILEIARTGVSILLTTHQLDVAQELADRVGIIRGGKLVLEGITNEILQQYTKNEYTVTVGNTVSAETKQFLLEKGAVFHNDSSFKISFKQKTEIYEIIALLHPNPIINIALAEGSLTDVFKEMITV, via the coding sequence TTGCTAAAGGTAAACAATGTAACGAAGTTTTTCCATAAAAACAATAAGTCTTTTTGTGCTGTAGATAGTCTTGATTTACATATTTCACCTGGTGAAATCTATGCATTTCTTGGTCCGAATGGGGCGGGCAAAACGACGACAATTAAAATCATTGCCGGCCTGGTTCAAGCAGATAAAGGAAATGTATTGATTAATGGTCAGGATACCGCAACACATAAGAAACACTTGAATGAAATTGGTGCAGTATTAGAGGGCAATCGGAATTTGTATTGGAGAATGACACCGATTGAAAATTTATGCTACTTTGGCGGCTTAAAAGGAATGAGGTCAAAAGAGGCACAAACATACGGAAGACAGCTGCTAACCAGATTTGGACTAGAAAATAAGATAGAAACAACTGTTCAGCAATTGAGTCGCGGTATGCAGCAAAAAGTGGCGATTTGTGCAGCGTTGATACATAAACCAAAACTGCTTCTTTTAGATGAACCGACGCTAGGGCTGGATTTTGAAGCCTCTGAAAAAATCAAGGAGCTAATTTTGGAGATTGCCAGAACAGGGGTGAGTATATTGCTGACGACTCATCAGCTGGATGTGGCCCAGGAATTGGCCGATCGAGTGGGGATCATTAGAGGTGGGAAGCTTGTTTTGGAAGGAATCACAAATGAAATCCTCCAGCAATATACGAAAAATGAGTACACCGTGACGGTAGGAAATACCGTATCAGCTGAAACAAAGCAATTCCTGTTAGAAAAAGGAGCCGTGTTCCATAACGACTCTTCCTTTAAAATATCATTTAAACAAAAAACAGAAATCTATGAAATTATTGCATTGCTGCATCCAAATCCAATCATCAACATTGCGCTCGCAGAAGGAAGTTTAACAGATGTCTTTAAAGAAATGATAACCGTTTAG
- a CDS encoding mismatch-specific DNA-glycosylase, which yields MQTIPDHLSEGLDIVFIGFNPSIMSSETGHHYANPTNRFWKILYQAGLTPRIYHPEEDGSLLELGYGLTNIVERPTKDATQITKEEYREGRILLKRKLEKYRPKIACFVGKGVYQQYSGKKKVPWGYQEESTVLGVRDFVAPSSSGLVRMKVEEIADIYQMLLDVGWRG from the coding sequence ATGCAGACGATTCCTGATCACTTGAGTGAAGGACTCGACATCGTGTTCATCGGATTCAATCCGAGCATCATGTCCAGTGAGACGGGCCATCATTATGCCAATCCTACTAACCGCTTTTGGAAGATTCTTTATCAGGCAGGATTGACTCCACGGATCTATCACCCTGAAGAAGATGGAAGCCTCCTTGAACTTGGGTATGGACTGACGAACATCGTAGAAAGGCCGACAAAGGATGCCACACAAATAACGAAAGAAGAATACCGGGAAGGCAGAATTTTATTGAAAAGGAAACTGGAGAAGTATCGTCCCAAGATTGCCTGCTTTGTCGGCAAGGGAGTCTATCAACAGTATTCTGGTAAGAAAAAAGTTCCATGGGGCTATCAGGAAGAATCGACAGTCCTTGGCGTCCGTGATTTTGTTGCGCCTTCTTCAAGCGGACTTGTGCGGATGAAGGTAGAGGAGATCGCGGACATTTATCAAATGTTGTTGGATGTGGGATGGCGGGGTTGA
- a CDS encoding sigma-70 family RNA polymerase sigma factor, producing the protein MAVSNRNFIKRLKKQKEDALEYVIDVYMPYVKAITMRILQPIGQRDMVDDCINEVFLEVWKNSHQFNGEVEDFKKWIGVITKYRAIDFYRVYEKQAAREEELDEVESIADNRHNDLLEREKRNELLFELSKLDEVDREIFMMKYYVGLSNGEIAESLQLTKSAVDNRLYRGKKKLARTIQLKEGFTI; encoded by the coding sequence ATGGCCGTTTCTAATCGGAATTTTATTAAGCGTTTGAAAAAGCAAAAGGAAGATGCATTGGAATATGTGATTGATGTGTATATGCCTTATGTGAAGGCGATTACCATGAGAATTTTGCAGCCCATTGGCCAGCGGGATATGGTGGATGACTGCATCAATGAGGTGTTTTTGGAGGTTTGGAAAAACAGTCATCAATTCAACGGAGAAGTAGAAGATTTCAAGAAGTGGATAGGTGTGATTACGAAGTATCGAGCCATTGATTTTTACCGCGTCTATGAGAAGCAGGCAGCGCGGGAAGAAGAGTTGGATGAAGTCGAATCTATAGCAGACAACAGGCATAATGATTTGCTCGAGAGGGAGAAAAGGAATGAACTGCTGTTCGAGTTAAGCAAATTGGATGAAGTGGATCGGGAAATTTTTATGATGAAATACTATGTAGGACTTTCGAATGGAGAGATTGCAGAGTCGCTGCAGTTAACGAAATCAGCGGTCGATAATCGATTGTACCGTGGCAAGAAGAAGTTGGCGAGAACGATTCAATTGAAGGAGGGGTTTACCATATGA
- a CDS encoding alpha/beta fold hydrolase, with protein MWEKRLLNTARGVFEVFTKGEGPPICVTHHYSEFNETGDYFAEAFTGSHKVFLVNLRETGQSEKAKEAYQLSMLETIFDLEAIREVLGFVKWGFAGHSTGGMLGVIYGIYFSRSLEFNVIVGAAAREYTTFSKESIYHSEHRDYQRMQDLNEMLKRPDLSVEKRNELKAERIKFSLFAPERYEEIFSRNISKGMSAIRMNFFSRELQIFDVTRKLAFISAPTLIICGRYDVQCPLMYSEEMHEGIPASKLVVFENSNHYPFLEEAERFAEVMDVFLKEIDLQG; from the coding sequence ATGTGGGAGAAGAGATTATTAAATACGGCACGTGGAGTTTTTGAAGTGTTCACTAAGGGGGAAGGACCGCCTATTTGTGTAACGCATCATTACTCCGAGTTTAATGAGACCGGAGATTATTTTGCAGAGGCATTTACAGGTAGTCATAAAGTATTCCTAGTAAATTTAAGAGAGACAGGACAATCCGAAAAAGCAAAGGAAGCCTATCAATTGAGTATGTTAGAAACCATATTTGATTTAGAGGCAATCCGCGAAGTATTAGGTTTTGTAAAGTGGGGATTCGCAGGGCATTCTACCGGAGGAATGCTGGGAGTGATTTATGGAATCTATTTTTCAAGAAGTCTGGAATTTAACGTAATTGTTGGGGCAGCTGCGAGAGAATATACGACATTCTCCAAGGAAAGCATCTATCATTCAGAACACCGAGATTATCAAAGAATGCAGGATTTAAATGAGATGTTGAAAAGACCGGATTTGTCTGTAGAAAAAAGAAATGAACTAAAGGCTGAACGAATCAAGTTTTCATTATTTGCCCCCGAAAGATATGAAGAGATTTTTTCTCGAAATATTAGTAAAGGGATGTCTGCTATCCGAATGAATTTCTTTAGTAGGGAATTACAGATTTTTGACGTTACTAGAAAGCTGGCGTTTATATCTGCTCCCACTTTAATCATTTGTGGAAGATATGATGTCCAGTGTCCGTTAATGTACTCTGAGGAGATGCATGAGGGGATTCCTGCCTCAAAATTAGTTGTATTCGAAAATAGCAATCATTACCCATTTTTAGAAGAAGCGGAGCGGTTTGCTGAGGTCATGGATGTGTTTTTAAAAGAAATTGATCTTCAAGGATGA
- a CDS encoding VOC family protein produces MSKGLIHHIELYVSDLKRSVEFWGWLLEELGYEVFQSWEKGQSWKLDETYIVFVQAEEKYLDIPYHRCRVGLNHLAFHASSRQHVDEITQALMSKGVKILYTDKHPFAGGDQYYAVFFEDPDRIKVELVAP; encoded by the coding sequence ATGTCAAAAGGACTCATTCACCATATTGAATTGTATGTTTCTGATTTAAAGCGTTCTGTCGAGTTTTGGGGCTGGCTTCTAGAGGAGTTGGGCTATGAGGTTTTTCAATCATGGGAAAAAGGGCAGAGTTGGAAGTTGGATGAAACGTATATTGTATTTGTTCAAGCTGAAGAAAAGTATCTGGACATCCCTTACCACCGATGCCGTGTCGGACTGAATCATCTTGCTTTTCATGCGAGTTCGCGCCAGCATGTGGATGAGATTACACAAGCGTTAATGAGTAAGGGGGTAAAAATCCTGTATACGGACAAGCATCCCTTTGCAGGAGGGGATCAGTATTACGCTGTATTTTTTGAAGACCCGGATCGGATCAAGGTGGAGTTGGTAGCGCCATGA
- a CDS encoding DUF4179 domain-containing protein, translated as MSEVKKLVDISIDDIEPVAVSELEKRRVKQHVLGRKKKRKPYQGIAAAAVIVIGAGIAGSFAAPSLATQIPIIHNIMSYFTEEDSYNENFAKVAADISQTQTSNGVSVMIEDAAFDGSSITVSYAIQTDKELGETPYLKVPFDVKGSDGMGSSGRIEKINENTYVGTEKITPHFKGKTPDSLVMRWEPKAFVNMKTNESVKGDWKFAFNVRSLENKKVVVNQTTEANGVSVLIQSLETNDLSTIIHYSRYVDDKAILEKWPDVSVEIKSAVDDLGNSYKVDSNGGISRDNGISFDGSSTIKSVDPKAKSLIVVPVIYFSKGSGDGLETKEMDPIQIELK; from the coding sequence ATGAGCGAGGTTAAGAAATTAGTGGATATTTCAATAGATGACATTGAACCGGTGGCGGTCAGTGAATTAGAGAAGAGGCGCGTGAAGCAGCACGTTCTTGGGAGAAAGAAGAAGCGAAAACCTTATCAGGGCATTGCGGCTGCGGCAGTGATTGTCATCGGTGCCGGGATTGCAGGAAGTTTTGCAGCTCCATCCCTCGCCACGCAGATTCCGATCATCCACAATATAATGAGCTACTTTACGGAGGAAGATTCTTATAACGAGAACTTTGCCAAAGTGGCAGCTGACATTTCTCAAACTCAAACGAGCAACGGAGTGTCGGTCATGATTGAAGATGCTGCATTTGATGGTTCATCGATTACGGTTTCCTATGCCATTCAAACGGACAAAGAGCTTGGGGAAACCCCCTATTTAAAGGTTCCCTTCGATGTTAAGGGCTCTGATGGAATGGGAAGTTCTGGCCGGATTGAAAAAATTAACGAAAATACTTATGTTGGTACGGAAAAAATAACGCCACATTTTAAAGGAAAAACTCCTGATAGCCTGGTCATGAGATGGGAGCCTAAGGCATTTGTTAATATGAAAACAAATGAATCTGTTAAGGGCGATTGGAAATTTGCTTTTAACGTTCGTTCGTTAGAAAACAAGAAAGTGGTTGTGAACCAAACTACTGAAGCAAATGGCGTCTCGGTCTTGATTCAGTCGCTTGAAACCAATGATCTATCAACGATTATCCATTACAGCCGCTACGTCGATGACAAAGCGATCCTTGAGAAGTGGCCGGATGTTTCAGTAGAAATCAAATCGGCTGTCGATGATCTGGGGAATTCCTATAAAGTGGACAGCAACGGTGGCATCAGCCGTGACAACGGTATTTCGTTTGATGGAAGCAGTACGATCAAGTCTGTCGATCCAAAGGCGAAGTCGCTAATTGTGGTCCCCGTCATCTACTTCTCTAAAGGTTCTGGTGATGGCCTTGAAACGAAAGAGATGGATCCGATTCAAATTGAGTTGAAATAG
- a CDS encoding ABC transporter permease, translating to MIITTFIAEFKKEWIDMKRYPIEWVSSLILLIVIFYGIFLGASYISGKMIQGENLSYTIVSYAQYTLLMGPIYLMGLGIVREAQHGTLEQLFLAPVGISSILIIRSVVTFFYQIIMMLVILEVIMLLTGKHLNMSFAIIIPLITTYLTSIGIGFLITSIAVVSKRISQFLDLLQFVFLFLVMIPFTDFKGPFQWIAILVPYAPSSGWLRDVMIHNRMGTPLIVMVGGILNGILWLSLGLFIFKRCVKVAKRRATLSHY from the coding sequence TTGATCATTACTACATTCATCGCGGAATTCAAAAAAGAGTGGATTGACATGAAACGGTATCCTATTGAATGGGTCAGTTCATTGATTCTCTTGATCGTCATTTTCTATGGAATATTTTTAGGGGCAAGCTATATCAGCGGTAAGATGATTCAAGGAGAAAATCTATCTTATACTATTGTAAGCTACGCCCAGTACACTTTACTGATGGGGCCTATTTATTTGATGGGGCTTGGGATTGTGAGAGAAGCTCAACATGGGACATTGGAACAGCTCTTTTTAGCTCCTGTCGGTATTAGTTCTATATTAATTATAAGATCAGTTGTGACATTCTTTTATCAAATCATTATGATGTTAGTCATATTGGAAGTGATCATGTTATTGACAGGTAAACATCTGAATATGAGTTTTGCCATTATCATTCCTCTTATTACAACCTATCTAACATCGATCGGTATAGGATTTCTGATTACAAGTATTGCGGTTGTATCAAAACGAATCTCACAATTTCTTGATTTACTGCAGTTTGTGTTCCTTTTCTTAGTGATGATTCCATTCACAGATTTTAAAGGACCATTTCAATGGATCGCAATCCTCGTCCCGTATGCACCATCCAGTGGTTGGCTGCGGGATGTGATGATTCACAATCGAATGGGAACCCCATTAATCGTGATGGTAGGCGGTATACTTAACGGCATCCTTTGGTTATCCCTAGGACTATTCATATTCAAAAGATGTGTAAAAGTGGCTAAAAGAAGAGCTACGTTGTCCCATTATTAA
- a CDS encoding histidine phosphatase family protein produces MLKLFVTRHGETVWNTEKRLQGWKDSDLTKKGEVNAESLGCRLKDIEFTSIYSSPSIRTVKTTEIIKGEREQEVFTNENLREIHLGEWEGQTYDVLEEQHPTEFQAFWNTPHLYTSDSGESFYQLQERVQRFLNRIQTEHTSGNILVVTHSVFIKALLTLLRNKPIEQLWDPPFIHDTSLTVIEMQDRAWEVKIEGDISHRDEQNARVAESAGK; encoded by the coding sequence ATGCTAAAGCTTTTTGTCACCAGGCATGGGGAAACAGTTTGGAATACGGAAAAGAGATTGCAAGGTTGGAAGGACTCGGATTTAACCAAAAAGGGGGAAGTAAATGCGGAATCCTTGGGCTGTCGTCTAAAGGATATTGAGTTTACATCCATTTATTCGAGTCCCAGCATAAGAACGGTCAAAACGACTGAAATCATTAAGGGTGAGAGGGAGCAGGAAGTTTTCACAAATGAAAATCTCCGTGAAATCCACCTTGGGGAATGGGAAGGCCAGACTTACGATGTATTGGAAGAACAGCATCCTACTGAATTCCAGGCATTCTGGAATACGCCGCACTTATACACTTCAGATTCCGGAGAAAGCTTCTACCAGCTGCAAGAAAGAGTGCAGAGGTTTTTGAATCGCATTCAAACAGAGCACACCAGCGGGAATATCCTGGTTGTTACGCACTCTGTATTTATCAAAGCATTATTGACTCTTCTCAGAAATAAACCTATTGAGCAGCTATGGGATCCCCCGTTCATTCATGATACGAGTTTGACTGTCATTGAAATGCAGGATCGGGCTTGGGAAGTAAAAATAGAAGGGGATATCTCCCATCGGGATGAGCAGAATGCCAGGGTAGCAGAATCAGCAGGGAAGTGA